A stretch of DNA from Solenopsis invicta isolate M01_SB chromosome 5, UNIL_Sinv_3.0, whole genome shotgun sequence:
aaattgtttcacgtataataaaataaaatgtttaacattAACGTGAAACACATTGTTgtgtatttctaaaataatttctatataaatagtTGTTtaggcaaagaaaaaaaatctaaaataattttcttatgaaaataatttttacaaaaaatattggaaaaaatgaGTAAagaacgatatttttttttttaattcaacatatCAGTTTCTTAATTGTTGATGCGCTTGATACCCACTCTATGTGCTGCAGACAATACTCGTTCAATCCATTGAATTTATGTTTGCCGATTTATATCGATCATTATGCTGTTACCGTTGTGGCATTATTTGTGCGCTAATcgtttttgttttctttctcgTTTTCCTCCTTCCCGCGTCCCAATCTGTGCAGAAGGTGAAGCACCGTCTCAAGGTAATACTTTTACGTCAAATTTAAACTTCTTTCCGCTTGTTCTCTATGCCCGATTAATTACCTCGGTGAATCGGTTGTAATTTGCTCGTTGTAAATAAATCTAATCGGTCTTTCTTAACTACAAGCGCTTAGCCATCTTTCCGACTTTTACGGATATAGACGGATGGATGGATGTTGGACGGTATCGTGCTACGCTTCCCGTACGTATACCGTGACCTATtcctattatataatttacaaattacctCCCCGCTTTCCGCCTATAACAGTTTCTGTCTATCCAAAGTTCGACTAGTATagaggaatatataacattctCTCTCgggatatatatttaatttccaCTCGCTACTACGAATAATCATCGCTATACTATGTCTATTTCACAAGGGTATGTATTCCATTTTAAATGTTGCTGATCGTTGTTATCATTATCGATCACGTCACAGTATCGGCATTATATTTCTGTTCGTTTTATCGTCACGGTGTTGTCGTCACGTTGTCTCGCAATGAGCTACGCATTAACATATTTGGATATTAATATTCGAGATTACGAGATGTGAATGTTTAAATTAAGTATACAGTGGTCGCTATTTTTGCTGTTTGTATTCATCATACGTCCTCATTACATTATATGACATTATATGTTGCGTCTGGTGTGTGGGGCTTagaagaaaacaaataaataacttgATACTCTTATTTTCTCACACTCTTCTGCAGAGCCAAGTcgatttatgataaaaaaaaaaaagagaaataatgtgaaattttttcttgccTCACATGacgaaataaattacattttttcagatTATCAAAAATCTCTTACTAACAAAAGCTGATATTCTGTTACATGAACTCGTACACacagttattaatttatgaataaaaaaaaaagagttttcgATGAGTTATatcttgtctctccgcgcgtaCTATCGAACATGCGTGATGGCATgtgaaaaaacaaatttatttcgatGAAACGCAAGAAAAAAAGTTGACATGATTTCTCGCTTCTGGTATGATAATTTAGTGTAGGGGAGGTAATAATGAGAAAACGCAAACTCTGTAATGTAAATTTAGTGTAACTGTAACAATAATTgagcaaaattaataattaaccatttttatattaaatattttacgtatcgtacgtattttaattttattttatcactaacATCGGTGCAAAATGAACAAGTACTAAGctcgtaataataaattttgtatgtataatatacatatagaaaaatCTCTCGTGTGATATTATGTGATATTAGATAGTAATAATATCGTTAGTACTGTGGGCTCTATTAATACGTTTGCTTTATTGTTATTGCCCCGAGaagcttttaaataaaaccaaGAGTTCTGTATAACACAATTATTCTTCTTATTCCGTTGTACAATACTCTCCCTCTGAaatcttgcaaaaaaaaaacaagttgcaaaagatatataatacctatataatatattatttggaaaataaatttgtgaaatatttgtttttggtAAAAGTAGAACAACGGTTGAATCTCTGCGCAGATCATCGTCCGCATGGCAGAAATCCAGAACTTCCGGTGATACCGCGTAGCGAGAGCACATCCGAGTTTCAGCCTCTCGAGGATAAGGAGGTCGAATATTTCTTTGCTTCCGATGCGAGCGCTATAATCGAGCACACGAATCGCGTGATATTCTTAGAGGTGCGAATTGCATTGACAGGCGTTATAAGATTTTTCGCATAAGATTTTTTTCATCGAGTTGACTCGTGTCGAATTGTCGATAGGACGACGACGTGGCGGCCGTTAAAGAAGGCGCGCTAAGTATTCATCGTCTTCGTCGTTGCATGGACGATCCTCATGCTCGCGAGATCACGACACTCAAGATGGAGATTCAGCAGATCATGAAGGGTAATTACGACTATTTTATGCAGAAAGAGATTTTCGAGCAGCCGGAGTCGGTGGTGAACACCATGAGGGGACGCTTGAATTTTCAAGACAACTCGGTCACCCTAGGCGGAATTAAAGTAATTGTCTTGCCTACTAAATGATTTTAGTATTCGGCGCAAGTATTTCGGCGGTAAAAGAAAGAACTTGTAATATCGTTTCAGGATTACATTCCCGAGATCAAACGATGCAGACGTCTCATGTTAATCGGTTGCGGCACGAGCTACCATTCTGCCGTAGCTACGCGACAGCTTCTCGAGGAACTGACGGAATTGCCAGTGATGGTTGAACTCGCATCCGACTTTTTGGATCGTAATACGCCAGTCTTTAGAGATGACGTCTGCTTCTTTATCTCTCAATCGGGTAAGACTCGACGACATTGACATCGCAGATTTGACAACGCAGAAGCGGAtaagaaaattctttaattcttcacgttaaaaaaattattgcactcGATAGGTGAGACAGCTGATACGCTAATGGCACTACGTTATTGCAAAAGTCGCGGAGCTCTTATCGTCGGTATAACCAACACGGTCGGTAGTAGTATCTGTCGCGAATCTCATTGCGGGGTACACATCAACGCTGGTCCCGAGATCGGTGTAGCGAGTACTAAGGCTTACACCTCGCAATTCATATCTCTCGTCATGTTTGCCCTGGTAATGAGCGAGGACAGAATCTCTCTTCGTGCGAGACGCTTACAAGTATGTTCACTTTTACTgtttaacatattttcttttttctttctttctttctttctttcaacaaaatttaatgaaacaaaatcttttcttatatatttttcagattaTCCAAGGTTTAAAAAATCTCGATAATCTCATTCGCGAAGTATTGAAGCTCGACAATAAGGTTAAGGAGTTGGCCAAATCTTTGTTTCAACACAAGTCGCTATTGATCATGGGTCGCGGATATAATTTCGCTACATGCATGGAAGGTGCACTCGTAAGTTTGCAAAGCGAGGAAGAGCGAGTCTGACGAGTCTCTTTGCGCACTATTAACGCTACTCCGATTAATATTTGCAGAAAGTCAAAGAATTGACGTACATGCACAGCGAGGGAATTATGGCTGGTGAATTGAAACATGGTCCATTAGCTCTCGTGGACGATTCTATGCCAGTAATTATGATTGTAATGAGAGATCCAGTGTACGTGGTAAGTTTAATTAAGCAAATTTAAATAGCCGAGCTTAAATATCACTCGAATATTTCAATTTGCTTAAGAATATTTGTTTAATGAATTGAATTAATACGGGACGTGCGAATTTAAAAGAAAGATATGGAAGCATGTGTGcgctatacatatatacacgtatatacacgtcttattgttagtttgataatttatttcgcAGAAATGCATGAATGCACTTCAGCAAGTTACCGCGCGAGACGGTAAGCCCATTGTTATCTGTGAGGAAGGAGACGAAGAAACGAAGGCTTTTGCCGATAGAGCTCTCGAGATACCCAAAACTGTTGATTGTCTGCAAGGAATTCTCACCGTTATTCCTATGCAATTATTGTCTTTTCATATCGCGGTTTTGCGTGGTTGCAACATCGATTGTCCGAGAAACTTGGCCAAGTCGGTCACGGTCGAGTAGAGATCGAACGGAttgttttatgcatttttttggGGGGGAACTACAAGTTCGTTAACGTGGTTGCTACAAAATTTTCTCATAGAATGATAAAACGCAAATCACAGATACCAGATGAATGATTATAAATATCGAGCAGTTAATAACGTGACTCATTCAATTACTAATTGAATAAAACAATACGTTTTTAGGCAACAGTacgtttttatcttttaaatctcATTAAACTCGTTTAGATTGTGTCGATTGACTATTCATGAttgaaatttatgataattgtGATAACGCTcgataatctattttattaaatgcgAAAAGATTGTAATAGAAATCTAATCATCGATGCGTATGTTGCCAGCTTTTTTTTCAAACGAATGACAAATCGGCCTAAAGTTCATTTTTCGCTGTGTATCTACAAACGTCGTGCACGGTGCTCTTTTACGAGAAGTGATAAGGAAGACTTTCCAGACGTACATATATGATTCTGAtgcatttaacatttatatgttttaatttgtataacctatagatttttagtttttaaatataatgataaatttattgatacTTTTTATTCGATGATATATAGCGTGATTTGTTCGCCGATCGAGTTAAAATCAAGACGCGATAGACATTCTCATTTTCGATAGCAATTATACGATGGATGATATAACGCACGATATAAGAATCATGCGTAAGTAtgcgataaatattatataaaaatgttgaaacgGCATTCTTTCGAACAGGATAACTTTTCCATCTTTCTACAAAAAAGCCACACATACAAGATGACGAGGATTGTTGTCTGGCAATCTTTGTATCATACCCAATACGAAAATATGTAATAGTGGCCATAGCAAATATATAATAGCATTCCTAGGACACGTCTTTATGATAATActtagtaaaattaatcaaaagatatatataattacaacttggtttatatacaataaatttttcctttttagtATTTCTTCGAAACAGTTTATCACACACTCTTCGACCTTATCCTGATTTAAGATAATGTAGGTAAGACATTAAATTTCGATATTTATAGtcctgaataatttttaatctttcaaagtataattaattacagatttattcatacttttattcatcttttttttttcaatcgaagattgaaaatgatttatgactatgaatatcggcccaagtaattttaagtaaaatatgtgTAAGCTatttatacacgtatatatgtatCTCTAATCTTATAATTTTCATCGCTACCCTACAAATTACGTAAAGTATTCTTTAGAAAAAGAAGCAGATAGAAAT
This window harbors:
- the LOC105195514 gene encoding glutamine--fructose-6-phosphate aminotransferase [isomerizing] 2 isoform X13, with translation MCGIFAYLNYLTPKSRKEILELLVVGLKRLEYRGYDSAGVALDSADGKDIAIIKKQGKVKALEEEIFCRTNLDFESETQYHVGIAHTRWATHGVPSEVNAHPQRSDGEHAFVVVHNGIVTNYKEVKTLLQQRGYVFESDTDTEVIAKLIHHLWVQHPAYSFRELVEQVVQQLEGAFALCFKSKYFPGECVATRRGSPLLVGIKTKTRLATDHVPILYGKEGEAPSQDHRPHGRNPELPVIPRSESTSEFQPLEDKEVEYFFASDASAIIEHTNRVIFLEDDDVAAVKEGALSIHRLRRCMDDPHAREITTLKMEIQQIMKGNYDYFMQKEIFEQPESVVNTMRGRLNFQDNSVTLGGIKDYIPEIKRCRRLMLIGCGTSYHSAVATRQLLEELTELPVMVELASDFLDRNTPVFRDDVCFFISQSGETADTLMALRYCKSRGALIVGITNTVGSSICRESHCGVHINAGPEIGVASTKAYTSQFISLVMFALVMSEDRISLRARRLQIIQGLKNLDNLIREVLKLDNKVKELAKSLFQHKSLLIMGRGYNFATCMEGALKVKELTYMHSEGIMAGELKHGPLALVDDSMPVIMIVMRDPVYVKCMNALQQVTARDGKPIVICEEGDEETKAFADRALEIPKTVDCLQGILTVIPMQLLSFHIAVLRGCNIDCPRNLAKSVTVE
- the LOC105195514 gene encoding glutamine--fructose-6-phosphate aminotransferase [isomerizing] 2 isoform X2 — translated: MCGIFAYLNYLTPKSRKEILELLVVGLKRLEYRGYDSAGVALDSADGKDIAIIKKQGKVKALEEEIFCRTNLDFESETQYHVGIAHTRWATHGVPSEVNAHPQRSDGEHAFVVVHNGIVTNYKEVKTLLQQRGYVFESDTDTEVIAKLIHHLWVQHPAYSFRELVEQVVQQLEGAFALCFKSKYFPGECVATRRGSPLLVGIKTKTRLATDHVPILYGKEGEAPSQALSHLSDFYGYRRMDGCWTVSCYASHHRPHGRNPELPVIPRSESTSEFQPLEDKEVEYFFASDASAIIEHTNRVIFLEDDDVAAVKEGALSIHRLRRCMDDPHAREITTLKMEIQQIMKGNYDYFMQKEIFEQPESVVNTMRGRLNFQDNSVTLGGIKDYIPEIKRCRRLMLIGCGTSYHSAVATRQLLEELTELPVMVELASDFLDRNTPVFRDDVCFFISQSGETADTLMALRYCKSRGALIVGITNTVGSSICRESHCGVHINAGPEIGVASTKAYTSQFISLVMFALVMSEDRISLRARRLQIIQGLKNLDNLIREVLKLDNKVKELAKSLFQHKSLLIMGRGYNFATCMEGALKVKELTYMHSEGIMAGELKHGPLALVDDSMPVIMIVMRDPVYVKCMNALQQVTARDGKPIVICEEGDEETKAFADRALEIPKTVDCLQGILTVIPMQLLSFHIAVLRGCNIDCPRNLAKSVTVE
- the LOC105195514 gene encoding glutamine--fructose-6-phosphate aminotransferase [isomerizing] 2 isoform X7, with translation MCGIFAYLNYLTPKSRKEILELLVVGLKRLEYRGYDSAGVALDSADGKDIAIIKKQGKVKALEEEIFCRTNLDFESETQYHVGIAHTRWATHGVPSEVNAHPQRSDGEHAFVVVHNGIVTNYKEVKTLLQQRGYVFESDTDTEVIAKLIHHLWVQHPAYSFRELVEQVVQQLEGAFALCFKSKYFPGECVATRRGSPLLVGIKTKTRLATDHVPILYGKDDLQCAINKEGEAPSQDHRPHGRNPELPVIPRSESTSEFQPLEDKEVEYFFASDASAIIEHTNRVIFLEDDDVAAVKEGALSIHRLRRCMDDPHAREITTLKMEIQQIMKGNYDYFMQKEIFEQPESVVNTMRGRLNFQDNSVTLGGIKDYIPEIKRCRRLMLIGCGTSYHSAVATRQLLEELTELPVMVELASDFLDRNTPVFRDDVCFFISQSGETADTLMALRYCKSRGALIVGITNTVGSSICRESHCGVHINAGPEIGVASTKAYTSQFISLVMFALVMSEDRISLRARRLQIIQGLKNLDNLIREVLKLDNKVKELAKSLFQHKSLLIMGRGYNFATCMEGALKVKELTYMHSEGIMAGELKHGPLALVDDSMPVIMIVMRDPVYVKCMNALQQVTARDGKPIVICEEGDEETKAFADRALEIPKTVDCLQGILTVIPMQLLSFHIAVLRGCNIDCPRNLAKSVTVE
- the LOC105195514 gene encoding glutamine--fructose-6-phosphate aminotransferase [isomerizing] 2 isoform X9; this translates as MCGIFAYLNYLTPKSRKEILELLVVGLKRLEYRGYDSAGVALDSADGKDIAIIKKQGKVKALEEEIFCRTNLDFESETQYHVGIAHTRWATHGVPSEVNAHPQRSDGEHAFVVVHNGIVTNYKEVKTLLQQRGYVFESDTDTEVIAKLIHHLWVQHPAYSFRELVEQVVQQLEGAFALCFKSKYFPGECVATRRGSPLLVGIKTKTRLATDHVPILYGKEGEAPSQEQRLNLCADHRPHGRNPELPVIPRSESTSEFQPLEDKEVEYFFASDASAIIEHTNRVIFLEDDDVAAVKEGALSIHRLRRCMDDPHAREITTLKMEIQQIMKGNYDYFMQKEIFEQPESVVNTMRGRLNFQDNSVTLGGIKDYIPEIKRCRRLMLIGCGTSYHSAVATRQLLEELTELPVMVELASDFLDRNTPVFRDDVCFFISQSGETADTLMALRYCKSRGALIVGITNTVGSSICRESHCGVHINAGPEIGVASTKAYTSQFISLVMFALVMSEDRISLRARRLQIIQGLKNLDNLIREVLKLDNKVKELAKSLFQHKSLLIMGRGYNFATCMEGALKVKELTYMHSEGIMAGELKHGPLALVDDSMPVIMIVMRDPVYVKCMNALQQVTARDGKPIVICEEGDEETKAFADRALEIPKTVDCLQGILTVIPMQLLSFHIAVLRGCNIDCPRNLAKSVTVE
- the LOC105195514 gene encoding glutamine--fructose-6-phosphate aminotransferase [isomerizing] 2 isoform X4 → MCGIFAYLNYLTPKSRKEILELLVVGLKRLEYRGYDSAGVALDSADGKDIAIIKKQGKVKALEEEIFCRTNLDFESETQYHVGIAHTRWATHGVPSEVNAHPQRSDGEHAFVVVHNGIVTNYKEVKTLLQQRGYVFESDTDTEVIAKLIHHLWVQHPAYSFRELVEQVVQQLEGAFALCFKSKYFPGECVATRRGSPLLVGIKTKTRLATDHVPILYGKDDLQCAINKEGEAPSQEQRLNLCADHRPHGRNPELPVIPRSESTSEFQPLEDKEVEYFFASDASAIIEHTNRVIFLEDDDVAAVKEGALSIHRLRRCMDDPHAREITTLKMEIQQIMKGNYDYFMQKEIFEQPESVVNTMRGRLNFQDNSVTLGGIKDYIPEIKRCRRLMLIGCGTSYHSAVATRQLLEELTELPVMVELASDFLDRNTPVFRDDVCFFISQSGETADTLMALRYCKSRGALIVGITNTVGSSICRESHCGVHINAGPEIGVASTKAYTSQFISLVMFALVMSEDRISLRARRLQIIQGLKNLDNLIREVLKLDNKVKELAKSLFQHKSLLIMGRGYNFATCMEGALKVKELTYMHSEGIMAGELKHGPLALVDDSMPVIMIVMRDPVYVKCMNALQQVTARDGKPIVICEEGDEETKAFADRALEIPKTVDCLQGILTVIPMQLLSFHIAVLRGCNIDCPRNLAKSVTVE
- the LOC105195514 gene encoding glutamine--fructose-6-phosphate aminotransferase [isomerizing] 2 isoform X1, with translation MCGIFAYLNYLTPKSRKEILELLVVGLKRLEYRGYDSAGVALDSADGKDIAIIKKQGKVKALEEEIFCRTNLDFESETQYHVGIAHTRWATHGVPSEVNAHPQRSDGEHAFVVVHNGIVTNYKEVKTLLQQRGYVFESDTDTEVIAKLIHHLWVQHPAYSFRELVEQVVQQLEGAFALCFKSKYFPGECVATRRGSPLLVGIKTKTRLATDHVPILYGKDDLQCAINKEGEAPSQALSHLSDFYGYRRMDGCWTVSCYASHHRPHGRNPELPVIPRSESTSEFQPLEDKEVEYFFASDASAIIEHTNRVIFLEDDDVAAVKEGALSIHRLRRCMDDPHAREITTLKMEIQQIMKGNYDYFMQKEIFEQPESVVNTMRGRLNFQDNSVTLGGIKDYIPEIKRCRRLMLIGCGTSYHSAVATRQLLEELTELPVMVELASDFLDRNTPVFRDDVCFFISQSGETADTLMALRYCKSRGALIVGITNTVGSSICRESHCGVHINAGPEIGVASTKAYTSQFISLVMFALVMSEDRISLRARRLQIIQGLKNLDNLIREVLKLDNKVKELAKSLFQHKSLLIMGRGYNFATCMEGALKVKELTYMHSEGIMAGELKHGPLALVDDSMPVIMIVMRDPVYVKCMNALQQVTARDGKPIVICEEGDEETKAFADRALEIPKTVDCLQGILTVIPMQLLSFHIAVLRGCNIDCPRNLAKSVTVE
- the LOC105195514 gene encoding glutamine--fructose-6-phosphate aminotransferase [isomerizing] 2 isoform X3; this translates as MCGIFAYLNYLTPKSRKEILELLVVGLKRLEYRGYDSAGVALDSADGKDIAIIKKQGKVKALEEEIFCRTNLDFESETQYHVGIAHTRWATHGVPSEVNAHPQRSDGEHAFVVVHNGIVTNYKEVKTLLQQRGYVFESDTDTEVIAKLIHHLWVQHPAYSFRELVEQVVQQLEGAFALCFKSKYFPGECVATRRGSPLLVGIKTKTRLATDHVPILYGKDDLQCAINKEGEAPSQVEQRLNLCADHRPHGRNPELPVIPRSESTSEFQPLEDKEVEYFFASDASAIIEHTNRVIFLEDDDVAAVKEGALSIHRLRRCMDDPHAREITTLKMEIQQIMKGNYDYFMQKEIFEQPESVVNTMRGRLNFQDNSVTLGGIKDYIPEIKRCRRLMLIGCGTSYHSAVATRQLLEELTELPVMVELASDFLDRNTPVFRDDVCFFISQSGETADTLMALRYCKSRGALIVGITNTVGSSICRESHCGVHINAGPEIGVASTKAYTSQFISLVMFALVMSEDRISLRARRLQIIQGLKNLDNLIREVLKLDNKVKELAKSLFQHKSLLIMGRGYNFATCMEGALKVKELTYMHSEGIMAGELKHGPLALVDDSMPVIMIVMRDPVYVKCMNALQQVTARDGKPIVICEEGDEETKAFADRALEIPKTVDCLQGILTVIPMQLLSFHIAVLRGCNIDCPRNLAKSVTVE
- the LOC105195514 gene encoding glutamine--fructose-6-phosphate aminotransferase [isomerizing] 2 isoform X8 — its product is MCGIFAYLNYLTPKSRKEILELLVVGLKRLEYRGYDSAGVALDSADGKDIAIIKKQGKVKALEEEIFCRTNLDFESETQYHVGIAHTRWATHGVPSEVNAHPQRSDGEHAFVVVHNGIVTNYKEVKTLLQQRGYVFESDTDTEVIAKLIHHLWVQHPAYSFRELVEQVVQQLEGAFALCFKSKYFPGECVATRRGSPLLVGIKTKTRLATDHVPILYGKEGEAPSQVEQRLNLCADHRPHGRNPELPVIPRSESTSEFQPLEDKEVEYFFASDASAIIEHTNRVIFLEDDDVAAVKEGALSIHRLRRCMDDPHAREITTLKMEIQQIMKGNYDYFMQKEIFEQPESVVNTMRGRLNFQDNSVTLGGIKDYIPEIKRCRRLMLIGCGTSYHSAVATRQLLEELTELPVMVELASDFLDRNTPVFRDDVCFFISQSGETADTLMALRYCKSRGALIVGITNTVGSSICRESHCGVHINAGPEIGVASTKAYTSQFISLVMFALVMSEDRISLRARRLQIIQGLKNLDNLIREVLKLDNKVKELAKSLFQHKSLLIMGRGYNFATCMEGALKVKELTYMHSEGIMAGELKHGPLALVDDSMPVIMIVMRDPVYVKCMNALQQVTARDGKPIVICEEGDEETKAFADRALEIPKTVDCLQGILTVIPMQLLSFHIAVLRGCNIDCPRNLAKSVTVE
- the LOC105195514 gene encoding glutamine--fructose-6-phosphate aminotransferase [isomerizing] 2 isoform X11, yielding MCGIFAYLNYLTPKSRKEILELLVVGLKRLEYRGYDSAGVALDSADGKDIAIIKKQGKVKALEEEIFCRTNLDFESETQYHVGIAHTRWATHGVPSEVNAHPQRSDGEHAFVVVHNGIVTNYKEVKTLLQQRGYVFESDTDTEVIAKLIHHLWVQHPAYSFRELVEQVVQQLEGAFALCFKSKYFPGECVATRRGSPLLVGIKTKTRLATDHVPILYGKVEQRLNLCADHRPHGRNPELPVIPRSESTSEFQPLEDKEVEYFFASDASAIIEHTNRVIFLEDDDVAAVKEGALSIHRLRRCMDDPHAREITTLKMEIQQIMKGNYDYFMQKEIFEQPESVVNTMRGRLNFQDNSVTLGGIKDYIPEIKRCRRLMLIGCGTSYHSAVATRQLLEELTELPVMVELASDFLDRNTPVFRDDVCFFISQSGETADTLMALRYCKSRGALIVGITNTVGSSICRESHCGVHINAGPEIGVASTKAYTSQFISLVMFALVMSEDRISLRARRLQIIQGLKNLDNLIREVLKLDNKVKELAKSLFQHKSLLIMGRGYNFATCMEGALKVKELTYMHSEGIMAGELKHGPLALVDDSMPVIMIVMRDPVYVKCMNALQQVTARDGKPIVICEEGDEETKAFADRALEIPKTVDCLQGILTVIPMQLLSFHIAVLRGCNIDCPRNLAKSVTVE
- the LOC105195514 gene encoding glutamine--fructose-6-phosphate aminotransferase [isomerizing] 2 isoform X5 codes for the protein MCGIFAYLNYLTPKSRKEILELLVVGLKRLEYRGYDSAGVALDSADGKDIAIIKKQGKVKALEEEIFCRTNLDFESETQYHVGIAHTRWATHGVPSEVNAHPQRSDGEHAFVVVHNGIVTNYKEVKTLLQQRGYVFESDTDTEVIAKLIHHLWVQHPAYSFRELVEQVVQQLEGAFALCFKSKYFPGECVATRRGSPLLVGIKTKTRLATDHVPILYGKDDLQCAINKVEQRLNLCADHRPHGRNPELPVIPRSESTSEFQPLEDKEVEYFFASDASAIIEHTNRVIFLEDDDVAAVKEGALSIHRLRRCMDDPHAREITTLKMEIQQIMKGNYDYFMQKEIFEQPESVVNTMRGRLNFQDNSVTLGGIKDYIPEIKRCRRLMLIGCGTSYHSAVATRQLLEELTELPVMVELASDFLDRNTPVFRDDVCFFISQSGETADTLMALRYCKSRGALIVGITNTVGSSICRESHCGVHINAGPEIGVASTKAYTSQFISLVMFALVMSEDRISLRARRLQIIQGLKNLDNLIREVLKLDNKVKELAKSLFQHKSLLIMGRGYNFATCMEGALKVKELTYMHSEGIMAGELKHGPLALVDDSMPVIMIVMRDPVYVKCMNALQQVTARDGKPIVICEEGDEETKAFADRALEIPKTVDCLQGILTVIPMQLLSFHIAVLRGCNIDCPRNLAKSVTVE
- the LOC105195514 gene encoding glutamine--fructose-6-phosphate aminotransferase [isomerizing] 2 isoform X12, whose protein sequence is MCGIFAYLNYLTPKSRKEILELLVVGLKRLEYRGYDSAGVALDSADGKDIAIIKKQGKVKALEEEIFCRTNLDFESETQYHVGIAHTRWATHGVPSEVNAHPQRSDGEHAFVVVHNGIVTNYKEVKTLLQQRGYVFESDTDTEVIAKLIHHLWVQHPAYSFRELVEQVVQQLEGAFALCFKSKYFPGECVATRRGSPLLVGIKTKTRLATDHVPILYGKEQRLNLCADHRPHGRNPELPVIPRSESTSEFQPLEDKEVEYFFASDASAIIEHTNRVIFLEDDDVAAVKEGALSIHRLRRCMDDPHAREITTLKMEIQQIMKGNYDYFMQKEIFEQPESVVNTMRGRLNFQDNSVTLGGIKDYIPEIKRCRRLMLIGCGTSYHSAVATRQLLEELTELPVMVELASDFLDRNTPVFRDDVCFFISQSGETADTLMALRYCKSRGALIVGITNTVGSSICRESHCGVHINAGPEIGVASTKAYTSQFISLVMFALVMSEDRISLRARRLQIIQGLKNLDNLIREVLKLDNKVKELAKSLFQHKSLLIMGRGYNFATCMEGALKVKELTYMHSEGIMAGELKHGPLALVDDSMPVIMIVMRDPVYVKCMNALQQVTARDGKPIVICEEGDEETKAFADRALEIPKTVDCLQGILTVIPMQLLSFHIAVLRGCNIDCPRNLAKSVTVE
- the LOC105195514 gene encoding glutamine--fructose-6-phosphate aminotransferase [isomerizing] 2 isoform X6; translated protein: MCGIFAYLNYLTPKSRKEILELLVVGLKRLEYRGYDSAGVALDSADGKDIAIIKKQGKVKALEEEIFCRTNLDFESETQYHVGIAHTRWATHGVPSEVNAHPQRSDGEHAFVVVHNGIVTNYKEVKTLLQQRGYVFESDTDTEVIAKLIHHLWVQHPAYSFRELVEQVVQQLEGAFALCFKSKYFPGECVATRRGSPLLVGIKTKTRLATDHVPILYGKDDLQCAINKEQRLNLCADHRPHGRNPELPVIPRSESTSEFQPLEDKEVEYFFASDASAIIEHTNRVIFLEDDDVAAVKEGALSIHRLRRCMDDPHAREITTLKMEIQQIMKGNYDYFMQKEIFEQPESVVNTMRGRLNFQDNSVTLGGIKDYIPEIKRCRRLMLIGCGTSYHSAVATRQLLEELTELPVMVELASDFLDRNTPVFRDDVCFFISQSGETADTLMALRYCKSRGALIVGITNTVGSSICRESHCGVHINAGPEIGVASTKAYTSQFISLVMFALVMSEDRISLRARRLQIIQGLKNLDNLIREVLKLDNKVKELAKSLFQHKSLLIMGRGYNFATCMEGALKVKELTYMHSEGIMAGELKHGPLALVDDSMPVIMIVMRDPVYVKCMNALQQVTARDGKPIVICEEGDEETKAFADRALEIPKTVDCLQGILTVIPMQLLSFHIAVLRGCNIDCPRNLAKSVTVE